The Astyanax mexicanus isolate ESR-SI-001 chromosome 7, AstMex3_surface, whole genome shotgun sequence genome has a window encoding:
- the epcam gene encoding epithelial cell adhesion molecule, translating to MRTLIALCFLAFVAGASADCGVCKTMKWGVCDGPPCACTLVLGVGNKQIVDCNNLIPKCFLMKAEMHRARTNQSTRSIGGKPVETAFVDNDGIYDPVCDANGGFKAVQCNGTETCWCVNSAGVRRSDKGDKNIKCEPVETYWVRLQLTHNATSSIPTTEHVKIAVENVLLQRYSLQKTFVKKVEYDPDARMIVVDLEKPKGDRSVDLPLVGYYMEKDVKVLPLFKDPAPFKLTTASTDVPLNNILVYYVDEVAPTFTMKALTGGVIAVIVVVVLAVVIGLLVLFFLRRREQAQYNKTQGREMEPMS from the exons ATGAGGACCTTAATCGCTTTGTGCTTCCTCGCGTTTGTTGCTGGAGCTTCTGCCGACTGTGGTG TGTGCAAAACAATGAAATGGGGAGTCTGCGATGGACCTCCATGTGCCTGTACGCTGGTGTTGGGAGTTGGAAACAAGCAGATCGTGGACTGCAACAACT TGATTCCTAAATGCTTCCTGATGAAGGCAGAAATGCACCGTGCCAGAACTAATCAGAGCACCAGATCAATCGGTGGAAAGCCAGTGGAGACTGCTTTTGTGGATAACGACGGGATTTATGATCCTGTCTGTGATGCCAATGGAGGCTTCAAGGCTGTCCAGTGCAACGGTACAGAAACCTGCTGGTGTGTTAACAGTGCAGGTGTCCGCAGATCTGACAAAGGGGACAAAAACATCAAGTGTGAACCAGTGGAGACCTA CTGGGTTCGTCTTCAGTTGACCCACAATGCAACAAGCTCCATTCCAACTACTGAACACGTGAAGAT TGCGGTTGAAAATGTTCTTCTGCAGCGTTATTCCCTCCAGAAGACATTTGTGAAGAAAGTTGAG TATGACCCAGATGCTCGTATGATTGTTGTGGACCTGGAGAAACCAAAAGGGGATCGTAGTGTTGACCTACCCCTTGTGGGCTATTACATGGAGAAAGAT gtcAAGGTCCTGCCCTTGTTTAAGGATCCAGCTCCATTTAAACTTACTACTGCCAGCACTGATGTCCCTCTGAATAACATCCTGGTGTACTATGTTGATGAGGTAGCTCCCACCTTCACCATGAAGGCGCTGACCGGGGGTGTGATTGCTGTCATTGTGGTGGTTGTCCTGGCAGTGGTCATTGGACTTCTTGTTCTG ttCTTCCTCAGGAGGCGAGAGCAGGCCCAGTACAACAAGACTCAG GGCAGAGAGATGGAGCCAATGTCATGA